In Clarias gariepinus isolate MV-2021 ecotype Netherlands chromosome 1, CGAR_prim_01v2, whole genome shotgun sequence, one DNA window encodes the following:
- the LOC128526094 gene encoding intelectin-like, whose amino-acid sequence MPIWITLLMAFGVMNLSLSGMNFPLPKSCKEIKERYNMAQDGVYYLSTPDGIMYPTYCDMTTDGGGWTLVASVHENDIKGKCTKGEVWSSETGGDSPDGGKAWSNLVTFGTTEAATSDDYKNPGYYAIRAENVAVWHVPNDTPMGQWEKAAFLRYHTETGFLTDYGENLYNLFSEFPVKEFGSACSVNYGPTVPVTYDTGNATFTLELYGPNGRGHSQFCIGGRGRISGYTPPECGDFGALASDNYGNNPEWRASAQKIEAAVLIFYR is encoded by the exons ATGCCGATCTGGATCACCCTGCTTATGGCTTTTGGGGTTATGAACCTCTCCCTGTCTG GAATGAATTTTCCTCTTCCAAAAAGCTGCAAAGAGATCAAGGAAAGATATAATATGGCACAAG ACGGTGTCTATTACCTGAGCACGCCAGACGGGATCATGTATCCGACGTACTGTGACATGACGACTGACGGAGGCGGATGGACTCTGGTGGCCAGCGTTCACGAGAATGACATTAAAGGGAAATGCACCAAGG GCGAGGTCTGGTCGAGTGAAACAGGTGGCGACAGTCCAGATGGAGGCAAAGCCTGGAGTAACCTTGTCACATTCGGCACCACAGAAGCTGCAACCAGCGATGACTACAAG AATCCTGGGTATTACGCCATCAGAGCGGAGAATGTGGCGGTGTGGCATGTTCCTAATGATACGCCGATGGGTCAGTGGGAAAAAGCGGCGTTCCTGCGCTACCACACTGAGACCGGATTCCTCACCGACTATGGAGAAAACCTCTACAATCTCTTCAGT GAATTCCCGGTGAAGGAATTCGGTTCTGCCTGCAGTGTTAACTATGGCCCCACTGTTCCTGTAACGTACGACACGGGGAACGCTACATTCACCCTGGAGCTGTACGGAC cgaatgggcgtggacactcacag tTCTGTATTGGAGGACGTGGCCGTATTTCAGGCTACACTCCACCTGAGTGCGGTGACTTTGGTGCTTTAGCCTCGGACAATTACGGCAATAATCCTGAGTGGAGAGCCAGTGCGCAGAAGATCGAGGCGGCGGTGCTCATCTTCTACCGCTGA